In one window of Miscanthus floridulus cultivar M001 chromosome 12, ASM1932011v1, whole genome shotgun sequence DNA:
- the LOC136496119 gene encoding uncharacterized protein, whose amino-acid sequence MRDEGSGGHRAPPSAARKKRAEERERESGGGEEGRAGARGEVESKTRGVVGSGLGSAGRAAALRPASTGRSRAEGERGSRAVGGGERRVEREKGKQRERGSSAALCGGGVEEERRGQAQRESTGDGDSLDSGEQRRARRRGRFSASAASAAEASAAAEAELWRAW is encoded by the coding sequence ATGAGAGACGAAGGGAGTGGAGGGCACAGGGCGCCGCCTTCTgcggcgaggaagaagagggcggaggagagagagagagagagcggaggaGGGGAAGAGGGCAGAGCAGGTGCGCGGGGCGAGGTGGAGAGCAAGACGCGGGGCGTCGTCGGCAGCGGCCTCGGCTCAGCCGGCCGTGCGGCGGCGCTGCGACCTGCGTCCACGGGGAGGAGCAGAGCTGAGGGAGAACGGGGGAGCAGAGCGGTGGGCGGCGGTGAGCGCAGAgtagagagggagaaggggaagcagagagagagagggagctcgGCGGCGCTCTGTGGAGGTGGagtagaggaggagaggagagggcagGCGCAGAGGGAGAGCACGGGCGACGGTGACAGCCTCGACTCCGGCGAGCAgaggcgagctcgacggcgaGGGCGTTTTTCTGCGAGCGCGGCTTCGGCGGCAGAGGCGAGCGCGGCAGCCGAGGCGGAACTATGGCGTGCTTGGTGA